Proteins from a genomic interval of Candidatus Eisenbacteria bacterium:
- a CDS encoding elongation factor G yields the protein MKSYDTAAIRNFAILGHSGSGKTSLAEAILYAVGATTRQGKVQEGTSLLAHTADEVKRQISLYVSLAQAEHKGKKLNLLDCPGYADFVGEVYAGLYAADAALIVVNAVSGVEGDTEKHFDLAVELGKPVFFVINMMDKDQANFTKCAEAIRNLTAHAVPLVLPIGAGGALEGVANTLTGKATLGDSKSPRESDAPGALAGQIDETRTQITELAAESDDVLLEKYLESGALSPEEVYQGFRRGVAKGKIFPILAASADRNIGISVLADMLTEIGPSPLDVPGPLGMRPGSESETPIQGGPSDPLAAIVFKTTSEVLPQDVYLIRVFSGYAEKGMDVYNSRRDQSERMSQIYNFLGKERSDTDKIVAGDIGATVNLKSTGTNDCLCLRESKIVLKPIPFPEGVHEVSIAPARKGDEDKIGNWLNRIQAEDPTIRARVESSLHQTILRCMGDLHVDVILDRMRRRGQVEATTSKPRVDYRETIRGNADVSYRHKKQTGGRGQFADVSIKVEPLPRGSGLEFVDEIVGGVIPSRFIPAVEKGVNEKVQEGVLCGYPVVDIRVRLHFGGYHDVDSSEMAFKIAASMALKDGVEKAQPVLLEPINKVDVTVPDDYMGDVMGDLSSRRGKILGMDSAGKGQKVTALVPAAELYQYSTKLRSITQGRARYTFQFDHYEEVPRELQDRLVEQLRKEQQEGNA from the coding sequence GTGAAGAGTTATGACACGGCGGCGATCCGCAACTTCGCGATTCTCGGACACAGCGGCTCGGGGAAGACCTCCCTCGCGGAGGCGATCCTCTATGCGGTGGGCGCGACCACGCGCCAGGGGAAGGTCCAGGAGGGGACCTCTCTGCTCGCGCACACGGCGGATGAGGTCAAGCGTCAGATCAGCCTCTACGTCTCTCTCGCTCAGGCTGAGCACAAGGGGAAGAAGCTGAACCTCCTCGATTGCCCCGGCTACGCCGACTTCGTCGGCGAGGTTTACGCGGGTCTCTACGCGGCAGACGCGGCGCTCATCGTGGTCAACGCCGTCTCCGGAGTCGAGGGCGATACGGAGAAGCACTTCGATCTCGCCGTCGAGCTCGGCAAGCCGGTCTTCTTCGTCATCAACATGATGGACAAGGACCAGGCGAATTTCACCAAGTGCGCGGAGGCGATCCGCAATCTCACCGCCCACGCCGTTCCCCTCGTCCTTCCCATCGGCGCGGGGGGCGCTCTCGAAGGTGTGGCCAACACGCTGACCGGAAAGGCCACCCTGGGTGACTCGAAGAGCCCGCGCGAGAGCGACGCTCCCGGGGCGCTCGCAGGCCAGATCGACGAGACGCGGACGCAGATCACCGAGCTCGCCGCCGAGAGCGACGACGTCCTGCTGGAGAAGTACCTCGAGAGCGGGGCCCTCTCGCCGGAGGAGGTCTATCAGGGATTCCGCCGCGGCGTCGCGAAGGGGAAGATCTTCCCGATCCTCGCGGCGTCGGCAGACCGCAACATCGGCATCTCCGTGCTCGCCGACATGCTCACCGAGATCGGGCCCTCCCCGCTCGATGTCCCCGGCCCCCTCGGGATGAGGCCGGGTTCCGAGAGCGAGACGCCGATCCAAGGCGGGCCATCCGATCCGCTCGCCGCCATCGTCTTCAAGACGACCTCCGAGGTCCTTCCCCAGGACGTCTACTTGATCCGGGTCTTCTCCGGGTACGCGGAGAAGGGGATGGATGTCTATAACTCCCGGCGGGATCAGTCGGAGCGGATGAGCCAGATCTACAACTTCCTCGGCAAGGAGCGCTCCGACACCGACAAGATCGTCGCCGGCGACATCGGGGCGACGGTCAACCTGAAGTCGACCGGGACGAACGACTGCCTCTGCCTGCGCGAGAGCAAGATCGTCCTCAAGCCGATCCCCTTCCCGGAGGGGGTCCACGAGGTCTCGATCGCGCCCGCCCGCAAGGGGGACGAGGACAAGATCGGGAACTGGCTGAACCGGATTCAGGCCGAGGACCCGACGATCCGGGCCCGTGTCGAGTCGAGCCTGCACCAGACGATCCTCCGCTGCATGGGCGATCTGCATGTTGACGTGATCCTCGACCGGATGCGGCGTCGCGGCCAGGTGGAGGCGACGACATCCAAGCCACGGGTCGACTACCGCGAGACGATCCGGGGGAACGCGGATGTCTCGTACCGGCACAAGAAGCAGACCGGCGGCCGCGGGCAGTTCGCGGATGTCTCGATCAAGGTGGAGCCGCTACCCCGCGGGAGCGGACTCGAGTTCGTCGACGAGATCGTAGGGGGTGTCATTCCCTCACGCTTCATCCCTGCAGTCGAGAAGGGGGTGAACGAGAAGGTGCAGGAGGGAGTTCTCTGCGGCTATCCGGTCGTCGACATCAGGGTCCGCCTCCACTTCGGTGGCTACCACGATGTCGATTCCTCGGAGATGGCCTTCAAGATCGCCGCCTCGATGGCGCTGAAGGACGGCGTCGAGAAGGCGCAGCCCGTCCTGCTCGAGCCGATCAACAAGGTCGATGTCACGGTCCCGGACGATTACATGGGAGACGTGATGGGCGATCTGTCGAGCCGAAGGGGGAAGATCCTGGGGATGGACTCGGCCGGAAAAGGACAGAAGGTGACCGCGCTGGTTCCCGCGGCCGAGCTCTACCAGTATTCGACGAAGCTTCGCTCGATAACCCAGGGGCGCGCGCGCTACACCTTCCAGTTCGATCACTACGAGGAGGTGCCGCGCGAGCTGCAGGACAGGCTCGTCGAGCAGCTGCGGAAGGAACAGCAGGAGGGAAACGCCTAG
- a CDS encoding cytidine deaminase, with translation MRTRSRTSRAADARAARAAREAAAAAHAPYSGFRVGAVLEDREGRLHAGCNLESASIGLSLCAERAALGIALSRGIHRFRRLFIYTPTARPTRPCGACRDMLLRVAGDLPIVLLCDALPARRTSLGRLLPAAPQRTGVRG, from the coding sequence ATGAGGACGCGGTCGAGGACGAGTCGTGCGGCGGACGCCAGAGCTGCGCGGGCGGCGCGGGAGGCGGCCGCGGCCGCGCACGCCCCCTATTCGGGCTTCCGGGTCGGAGCCGTGCTCGAGGATCGCGAGGGCCGGTTGCACGCCGGGTGCAACCTCGAGTCGGCCTCCATCGGCCTCTCGCTCTGCGCGGAACGCGCGGCTCTCGGAATCGCCCTATCCAGGGGAATCCACCGCTTCCGGCGGCTCTTCATCTACACGCCGACGGCACGGCCCACCAGACCCTGCGGAGCCTGTCGGGACATGCTCCTGCGCGTCGCGGGAGACCTCCCGATCGTCCTGCTGTGCGACGCGCTCCCAGCGAGACGGACCTCTCTCGGAAGGCTACTTCCCGCCGCCCCCCAGAGGACCGGCGTCCGCGGATGA
- the ruvA gene encoding Holliday junction branch migration protein RuvA, with protein sequence MIERIEGEFLEVGPGHILVNMGGLGVRVHVPRTVAERLEGYARGVLWTRLLIRDGDPLLYGFLEPEERLCFDALLGVSGVGPRIALAILSFMAPGVLFLEAERGSVEQLMLVPGVGRKLASRIVLELKGKIPASMLQIQAPTPDAATAGDLSLDALRALTALGYPAVEAREAVRRFLQSRGEGGAAPILDEIVRGALRGLSGRVG encoded by the coding sequence ATGATCGAGCGCATCGAGGGGGAGTTCCTGGAAGTCGGCCCGGGCCACATCCTGGTGAACATGGGCGGCCTCGGAGTGCGCGTCCATGTTCCGCGGACCGTCGCGGAGCGGCTGGAAGGGTACGCTCGCGGGGTCCTCTGGACGCGCCTTCTGATCCGCGACGGCGACCCGCTGCTCTACGGATTTCTCGAGCCCGAGGAACGGCTCTGCTTCGATGCCCTCCTGGGCGTGAGCGGCGTCGGGCCGAGGATCGCCCTCGCGATCCTCTCCTTCATGGCCCCCGGTGTCCTCTTCTTGGAAGCGGAGCGCGGCTCCGTCGAGCAGCTCATGCTGGTGCCCGGCGTGGGAAGGAAGCTGGCAAGCCGCATCGTCCTCGAGCTGAAGGGGAAGATTCCCGCGAGCATGCTGCAGATCCAGGCCCCGACGCCCGATGCCGCAACCGCGGGGGATCTCTCGCTCGATGCGCTGCGCGCCCTGACGGCGCTCGGCTATCCTGCTGTGGAGGCGCGGGAGGCGGTCCGCCGGTTCCTTCAGTCCCGGGGCGAGGGGGGCGCGGCCCCGATCCTGGACGAGATCGTTCGCGGCGCTCTGCGGGGGCTGAGTGGACGGGTTGGCTAG
- the ruvC gene encoding crossover junction endodeoxyribonuclease RuvC, with protein MTRARIVLGLDPGSRRTGFGLLASGPDGIERIASGEVRLDTERAFAERLPELREKLLRLLREHRPHEAAMETCFVARSVRAALVLGHVRGVLLLLCLESGLDVFEYAPAEIKRAVTGNGSASKTQVARMLPRLMIGPPASPTEDEADALAAAYCHLVRPAIARAKPLRGIP; from the coding sequence ATGACACGGGCGCGAATCGTGCTGGGTCTCGATCCGGGAAGCAGGAGGACCGGATTCGGCCTTCTCGCTTCAGGTCCCGACGGCATCGAGCGCATCGCCAGCGGGGAGGTGCGGCTCGATACGGAGCGGGCCTTCGCGGAACGGCTCCCGGAGCTGCGCGAGAAGCTCCTCCGGCTCCTGCGGGAGCATCGCCCGCATGAGGCGGCGATGGAGACATGCTTCGTGGCGCGCTCGGTCCGCGCCGCCCTCGTCCTCGGCCATGTGCGCGGCGTCCTGCTCCTTCTCTGTCTCGAGTCCGGCCTGGATGTCTTCGAGTACGCCCCCGCCGAGATCAAGCGGGCCGTGACGGGGAACGGATCCGCATCGAAGACGCAGGTCGCGAGGATGCTCCCGCGCCTGATGATCGGACCGCCGGCGAGCCCCACGGAGGACGAGGCGGACGCCCTCGCGGCCGCCTACTGCCACCTGGTCCGTCCCGCAATAGCCCGCGCGAAACCGCTACGGGGGATTCCATGA
- a CDS encoding PBP1A family penicillin-binding protein, whose protein sequence is MGLGTEGRGRPRDPPSRSGPADPIIGTPRRPPEAERPLRGPAATGEGRAPGAPASPHLRGVVLTPIARVWFARAMKRLLIAIVVTPLLMAAGLYALFMFWGSGLPIPSTMEELRPSARSVVYDRNGSPVGNYFVEDRQPIALAEVPQTMIEAVLAAEDRRFYGHWGVNLTAIVRAFARNVRAGEVTQGASTITQQLARNLFLDQSRTLERKIKEIILAIRLERSFSKDEILELYLNRIYFGDGAYGVQAAAHRYFGEDVRDLTVPQAALIAGLPANPTAFSPVRRPERAMGRRNRVLAAMAKRGFIDTNAYQEAIAAPLGILGGASPAGEAPYFLEYVRLQLMERYGAKGVYHGGMGIHTSLDLRLQRAAEKAIDKSTRAIEEDHFYRDRFDSYRESERPGAEEGTPYLQAALVALEPQTGEILAMVGGRAWQDSRFNRAVQARRQPGSAFKPFVYAIALREGARPGDLIVDEPVSYPMGRSAAMGYWTPRNFKNRFEGSMTLRHALAKSINIPSVKLLDRVGPRQVVDFAHRCGIRGEIPAYLSIALGTAEVTPLEMASAYGSFANQGILVSPVSILRVEDRLGRTIEESVPRNVEVLDEKTSASLVSMMRSVIDRGTAGTARSEMEFRAPAAGKTGTTDDYTDAWFIGFTPRCVCAVWVGFDVKRTLGSGMTGAKAALPIWVDFMKEFVRINGEEEFQVPEGMVGVATCERSGLLAGPHCPVAHDIYRAGTEPTTYCSAHAPGLDLPEEETPTADEGW, encoded by the coding sequence ATGGGATTGGGGACCGAAGGGCGCGGACGGCCGCGGGATCCTCCCTCGCGATCCGGGCCTGCCGATCCAATCATCGGCACCCCGCGGCGCCCGCCTGAGGCAGAAAGGCCGCTGCGCGGGCCGGCAGCGACGGGCGAAGGCCGCGCCCCTGGCGCGCCGGCCAGCCCCCACCTCCGGGGGGTCGTCTTGACCCCCATCGCGAGGGTGTGGTTCGCTCGCGCCATGAAGCGCCTTCTCATCGCCATCGTCGTCACTCCGCTCCTCATGGCAGCGGGGCTCTACGCGCTCTTCATGTTCTGGGGAAGCGGACTGCCGATCCCGAGCACGATGGAGGAGCTGCGACCGAGCGCGCGCTCGGTCGTCTACGACCGCAACGGCAGCCCTGTGGGAAACTACTTCGTAGAGGACCGGCAGCCGATCGCTCTCGCGGAGGTTCCGCAAACGATGATCGAGGCGGTGCTCGCCGCGGAGGATCGCCGCTTCTACGGCCACTGGGGAGTGAACCTCACCGCGATCGTGAGGGCGTTCGCGCGCAACGTTCGCGCGGGAGAGGTGACTCAGGGCGCGAGCACGATCACGCAGCAGCTCGCGCGAAACCTCTTCCTCGATCAGAGCCGCACGCTCGAGCGCAAGATCAAGGAGATCATCCTCGCGATTCGTCTCGAGCGTTCCTTCTCGAAGGACGAGATCCTCGAGCTCTATCTCAACCGCATCTACTTCGGCGACGGAGCCTATGGAGTGCAGGCCGCCGCCCATCGCTACTTCGGCGAGGACGTGCGCGATCTGACGGTCCCGCAGGCTGCCCTGATCGCGGGCCTTCCCGCGAATCCGACCGCCTTCTCCCCCGTCCGCAGGCCGGAGCGGGCGATGGGGCGGCGCAATCGAGTCCTCGCCGCCATGGCGAAGCGGGGATTCATCGACACCAACGCCTACCAGGAAGCGATCGCCGCGCCTCTCGGAATCCTCGGCGGCGCGTCGCCGGCGGGAGAAGCCCCCTACTTTCTCGAGTACGTGCGCCTGCAGCTCATGGAGCGCTACGGCGCAAAGGGGGTCTACCACGGAGGGATGGGGATCCACACATCCCTCGACCTCCGCCTGCAGCGGGCCGCCGAGAAGGCGATCGACAAGAGTACGCGCGCCATCGAAGAGGACCACTTCTATCGCGACAGGTTCGACTCGTACCGGGAGAGCGAGCGGCCGGGGGCGGAGGAGGGGACGCCCTACCTGCAGGCGGCCCTTGTCGCGCTGGAGCCGCAGACGGGAGAGATCCTGGCCATGGTGGGGGGCCGAGCGTGGCAGGACAGCCGATTCAATCGCGCGGTCCAGGCGCGCAGGCAGCCCGGTAGCGCGTTCAAGCCGTTCGTCTACGCGATCGCGCTGCGCGAGGGGGCGAGGCCGGGCGATCTCATCGTCGACGAGCCTGTCAGCTACCCGATGGGGCGGAGCGCCGCGATGGGGTACTGGACGCCGCGCAACTTCAAGAACCGATTCGAGGGCTCGATGACGCTGCGCCACGCCCTCGCGAAGTCGATCAACATCCCCAGCGTGAAGCTTCTCGACCGAGTCGGCCCTCGGCAAGTTGTCGACTTCGCCCATCGCTGCGGTATCCGCGGGGAGATTCCCGCCTATCTCTCGATCGCTCTCGGGACGGCCGAGGTCACCCCCCTCGAGATGGCGTCGGCCTACGGCTCATTCGCCAACCAGGGGATCCTCGTGTCGCCGGTCTCCATCCTGAGGGTGGAGGACCGCCTTGGAAGAACGATCGAGGAAAGCGTGCCCCGGAACGTCGAGGTTCTCGACGAGAAGACGAGCGCCTCGCTCGTGAGCATGATGCGAAGCGTGATCGACCGGGGCACTGCCGGCACCGCCCGCAGCGAGATGGAGTTCCGGGCTCCGGCTGCGGGCAAGACGGGGACCACCGACGACTACACCGACGCATGGTTCATCGGCTTCACGCCCAGGTGCGTCTGCGCCGTCTGGGTCGGCTTCGACGTGAAGCGCACTCTCGGCAGCGGCATGACCGGCGCGAAGGCGGCCCTGCCGATCTGGGTCGACTTCATGAAGGAGTTCGTCCGGATCAACGGGGAAGAGGAGTTCCAGGTGCCCGAAGGGATGGTCGGCGTGGCCACGTGCGAACGCAGCGGCCTTCTGGCCGGCCCCCACTGTCCCGTGGCTCACGACATCTACCGCGCGGGCACGGAACCCACCACCTACTGCTCGGCGCACGCACCGGGCCTCGATCTCCCCGAAGAGGAGACGCCTACCGCCGACGAGGGATGGTAG
- a CDS encoding ABC transporter ATP-binding protein, which translates to MDWRLFTRLLAIARPHAGALGAAIALLILVSGAELLFPLLMKIGIDRYIRTKDTAGLLRLSLAYLALLAAVFALRYAQMHATQALGQKIMFDLRRRLYRHTQTLSISYFERNPVGRIMTRLTGDVEALNDLFTSGVVSIFGDLLLIAGIVTAMLMLDVRLALVCFLVVPLLAVATFLFRARVREAYTTIRAKVAAMNAYLQEHLSGIAVVQLFRREEASARQFGRLNAEHRDAFLKSVQAFSVYFPVVGLLDAIAVALILGYGGSRVLDATLSIGSLVAFFQYSERFFRPIRDLSERYNVLQGALASAERVFELLDTEPEIRSPEGARQSSGIPLVGAGEIVLDHVRFGYKREEPVLHDLSLRVSPGEAVALVGHTGAGKTTIASLLVRFYDVWGGMISIDGVDVRRWDLGALRRGIAVVPQDVFLFSGSAIRNIGLRDPSIGPESVERAIDVVRARDFLSALPEGLETELRERGNILSVGQKQLLAFARALARDPRILVLDEATSSVDTQAELRIREALRRLTHGRTSIIIAHRLSTIRHVDRVLVLHKGRLAEEGTHADLLSRGGIYSKLYDLEFRQQEEESGETAAEGAD; encoded by the coding sequence ATCGATTGGCGGCTCTTCACCCGCCTGCTCGCCATCGCCCGCCCGCACGCGGGGGCCCTCGGCGCCGCGATCGCTCTTCTGATTCTCGTCTCCGGCGCCGAGCTCCTCTTTCCCCTCCTGATGAAGATCGGGATCGATCGCTACATCCGGACGAAGGACACGGCGGGCCTCTTGCGGCTCTCGCTCGCCTACCTCGCCCTGCTCGCCGCCGTCTTCGCGCTCCGTTACGCGCAGATGCACGCGACGCAGGCCCTCGGCCAGAAGATCATGTTCGATCTCCGAAGGAGGCTCTACCGCCACACGCAGACCCTCTCGATCTCCTACTTCGAACGAAACCCCGTCGGGAGGATCATGACCCGCCTCACCGGCGATGTGGAGGCCCTGAACGACCTCTTCACGTCGGGTGTCGTCTCGATCTTCGGGGATCTCCTGCTGATCGCGGGGATCGTGACCGCCATGCTGATGCTCGACGTGAGGCTCGCCCTCGTCTGCTTCCTGGTCGTGCCGCTGCTCGCCGTCGCGACCTTCCTCTTCCGGGCGCGGGTTCGGGAGGCGTACACGACGATCCGGGCCAAGGTCGCCGCCATGAACGCCTACCTTCAGGAGCACTTGAGCGGCATCGCCGTCGTGCAGCTCTTCCGGCGCGAGGAGGCGAGCGCGCGGCAGTTCGGGCGCCTGAACGCCGAGCACCGCGACGCCTTCCTCAAATCGGTCCAGGCCTTCTCGGTCTACTTCCCCGTCGTGGGGCTCCTCGACGCCATCGCCGTCGCCCTCATCCTCGGCTACGGGGGAAGCAGGGTGCTCGATGCGACCCTCTCGATCGGCTCCCTGGTCGCCTTCTTCCAGTACAGCGAGCGCTTCTTCCGTCCGATCCGGGATCTCTCGGAGCGATACAACGTCCTCCAGGGAGCGCTGGCGAGCGCGGAGCGTGTCTTCGAGCTGCTCGACACGGAACCTGAGATCCGCTCGCCCGAAGGAGCGCGGCAGTCGAGCGGCATCCCCCTCGTCGGAGCGGGAGAGATCGTCCTCGACCATGTCCGCTTCGGCTACAAGCGCGAGGAGCCCGTGCTGCACGATCTGTCTCTCCGCGTCTCGCCCGGCGAGGCGGTCGCGCTTGTCGGGCACACGGGCGCGGGAAAGACGACGATCGCTTCCCTTCTCGTCCGTTTCTACGACGTCTGGGGCGGCATGATCAGCATCGATGGAGTCGACGTGCGCCGGTGGGATCTAGGGGCGCTGCGCCGCGGCATCGCGGTCGTCCCCCAGGACGTGTTCCTCTTCTCGGGATCGGCGATTCGGAACATCGGCCTCAGGGATCCATCGATCGGGCCCGAGAGCGTCGAGAGGGCCATCGATGTGGTGAGGGCCCGCGACTTCCTCTCCGCGCTCCCCGAAGGACTCGAGACGGAGCTTCGCGAGCGGGGGAACATCCTCTCCGTCGGCCAGAAGCAGCTCCTCGCCTTCGCGCGGGCCCTCGCGCGCGATCCGCGGATCCTCGTCCTCGATGAGGCGACATCGAGCGTCGACACCCAAGCCGAGCTTCGCATCCGCGAGGCCCTGCGCAGGCTGACGCATGGGAGGACCAGCATCATCATCGCCCATCGCCTCTCGACGATCCGCCACGTCGATCGAGTTCTCGTCCTGCACAAGGGACGGCTGGCCGAAGAGGGAACGCACGCCGATCTTCTCAGCCGGGGCGGGATCTACTCGAAGCTCTACGACCTGGAGTTCCGGCAGCAGGAGGAGGAGTCGGGCGAGACGGCGGCAGAAGGGGCGGACTAG
- a CDS encoding YebC/PmpR family DNA-binding transcriptional regulator yields the protein MSGHSKWSTIKRKKGKADAERGKLFTKFIKEITIAARDGGGDPKGNPRLRTAIANAKAQSMPAANIERAIKKGTGELPGTTYEEYLYEGYGPGGVAILLQVLTDNKNRTTSELRHLMTKYGGNLGEAGCVAWMFHNKGLITVSREAVAEDRLLEVALEAGAEDVDSSAGDIYEVYAQPADFDPVQKALEEAGIPSQSVELTKVPSTNVSLDDEKTAEGFLKLLEFLEEHDDVQKVFANFDIADEMMEKLRG from the coding sequence ATGAGCGGCCACTCCAAGTGGAGCACGATCAAGCGGAAGAAGGGGAAGGCTGACGCCGAGCGGGGCAAGCTCTTCACCAAGTTCATCAAGGAGATCACCATCGCCGCGCGCGACGGGGGCGGCGATCCGAAGGGGAACCCCAGGCTCCGCACTGCGATCGCAAACGCGAAGGCGCAGAGCATGCCGGCGGCCAACATCGAGCGTGCCATCAAGAAGGGGACGGGCGAACTGCCGGGGACCACGTACGAGGAGTATCTGTACGAGGGGTATGGCCCGGGAGGAGTCGCGATCCTTCTGCAGGTGCTGACCGACAACAAGAACCGGACGACGAGCGAGCTGAGGCACCTGATGACAAAGTACGGCGGGAACCTCGGAGAGGCCGGCTGCGTCGCCTGGATGTTCCATAACAAGGGCCTGATCACCGTCTCACGGGAGGCCGTGGCGGAGGACAGGCTCCTGGAGGTCGCGCTCGAGGCGGGGGCCGAGGATGTCGACAGCTCCGCCGGCGACATCTACGAAGTCTACGCGCAACCTGCGGACTTCGACCCCGTGCAGAAGGCGCTCGAGGAGGCGGGGATCCCCTCCCAGAGCGTGGAGCTGACCAAGGTCCCTTCGACGAACGTCTCTCTGGACGACGAGAAGACAGCGGAAGGATTCCTGAAGCTCCTCGAGTTCCTCGAGGAGCACGACGACGTGCAGAAGGTCTTCGCGAACTTCGACATCGCCGACGAGATGATGGAGAAGCTGCGGGGCTAG
- a CDS encoding thymidine phosphorylase, protein MNLPFSAVRAIIRKRDGGSHPPGEIEAMIAGFVDGSVSDYQMTAWLMAILFRGMTRAETTGLTRAMIGSGALLPPWRDGPPVVDKHSTGGVGDKVSLALAPLAAACGLRVPMISGRALGHTGGTLDKLESIPGYQVEIDPARFESIVDRVGCSIAGASEDLVPADRRIYALRDVSGIVESPPLIVSSILSKKAAARLDGLVLDVKVGSGGFMRSRGDARALASLLLRAGRDLGMRVEAFLTWMGDPLGETIGNALEVREAIRFLKCEPVAADFSLVTRALACAMLRVGGEGRRAEIERRVDSALASGAALDRLRAMIAAHGGDPRVADDPDLLPSSRRVLSVRSNRAGWVRRIDARAIAEIVVDLGGGRRRVEDRIDPSVGVVLGVRRGDRVGAEDLLAQAHIGADHRGDRLVERIREAFVISPAKPRSIPPLIEQVSR, encoded by the coding sequence ATGAACCTCCCCTTCTCGGCGGTGCGGGCGATCATCCGCAAGCGCGACGGCGGATCGCATCCTCCCGGCGAAATCGAGGCGATGATCGCGGGATTCGTCGACGGCTCCGTCAGCGACTACCAGATGACGGCCTGGCTGATGGCGATCCTGTTCCGGGGGATGACACGGGCGGAGACCACGGGACTGACCCGCGCGATGATCGGCTCCGGCGCGCTGCTGCCGCCATGGAGGGACGGGCCGCCGGTGGTCGACAAGCACTCCACCGGGGGCGTGGGGGACAAGGTTTCCCTCGCTCTCGCGCCGCTGGCGGCGGCCTGCGGGCTCAGGGTGCCGATGATCTCGGGGCGGGCCCTCGGGCACACGGGCGGCACGCTCGACAAGCTGGAGTCGATCCCCGGGTATCAGGTCGAGATCGACCCCGCCCGATTCGAATCGATCGTCGATCGCGTGGGGTGCAGCATCGCGGGCGCATCGGAGGACCTGGTTCCGGCGGATCGCAGGATCTACGCGTTGCGCGATGTCTCGGGGATCGTCGAATCGCCGCCGCTCATCGTCTCCAGCATTCTGTCCAAGAAGGCGGCCGCGCGCCTGGACGGGCTCGTCCTCGACGTGAAGGTCGGCTCGGGCGGCTTCATGAGATCGCGCGGGGACGCCCGCGCCCTCGCCTCCCTCCTGCTTCGCGCGGGGCGCGATCTCGGGATGCGCGTGGAGGCGTTCTTGACCTGGATGGGCGATCCGCTGGGCGAGACGATCGGCAATGCCCTTGAGGTCCGAGAAGCGATCCGCTTCCTCAAGTGCGAGCCGGTCGCCGCCGACTTCTCGCTCGTCACGCGCGCCCTCGCCTGCGCAATGCTGCGCGTGGGAGGCGAAGGCAGGAGAGCCGAGATCGAGAGGCGAGTCGATTCGGCCCTCGCCTCCGGAGCCGCCCTCGATCGCCTGCGCGCGATGATCGCGGCGCACGGCGGCGATCCCCGGGTCGCCGACGATCCGGATCTCCTTCCATCGTCGCGAAGAGTCCTTTCGGTCCGATCGAATCGGGCGGGGTGGGTCAGGCGGATCGATGCCCGCGCGATCGCCGAGATCGTCGTCGATCTCGGCGGGGGACGGCGGAGGGTGGAGGACCGGATCGATCCCAGCGTTGGAGTCGTGCTCGGCGTCCGTCGGGGGGACCGCGTCGGCGCGGAAGACCTCCTGGCGCAGGCTCACATCGGCGCGGATCACCGCGGAGATCGGCTCGTCGAGCGGATTCGAGAGGCCTTCGTCATCTCCCCGGCCAAGCCCCGATCGATTCCCCCGCTGATCGAGCAGGTCTCTCGTTAG